The Streptomyces pactum genome contains a region encoding:
- a CDS encoding ABC transporter substrate-binding protein has translation MTGRRPTRSTFLRGPSGRSRATRTGALAAGALVACASLAAGCGVVPGSTGGSGDDPITVMTWAPQDTGATNKPGMPAFAQAYARWINDRGGLGGRKLNVLTCNEHNDGITAAKCARRAVKENAVAVVGSYSQHADSFFPVLEGAGIPYIGGYGITNTEFTSPLSYPVNGGQPALLAGLGSALADSCGPVTLIRPDTIAGDQLPVLLDSGLTTGGHERARDQRAAEDATAYDGQSQRALERTTTDPAEPGCVVPVLGDRTGTFMDSFRRAREDYPEVRTATVLGSVDQTTVNASGGASGPYEGAYVTGWYPAVSDPAWGGMKRVIKEQAFGDNDVDAADAGVQTTWIAYTVLKAAVESLGDGEVSAHTLTRALDDGLKVGTGGLTPPLQWKFADKLASVGFPRLVNAEVTLQVVRRGRLVSASEDAVDTTRTLRNADLA, from the coding sequence ATGACCGGCAGGCGACCCACCCGCAGCACCTTCCTCCGCGGTCCGAGCGGCCGCTCCCGGGCCACCCGCACCGGCGCTCTCGCCGCGGGCGCCCTGGTGGCGTGTGCGTCGCTCGCCGCCGGCTGCGGGGTCGTCCCCGGGAGCACGGGGGGATCCGGGGACGACCCGATCACCGTCATGACCTGGGCGCCGCAGGACACCGGCGCGACCAACAAGCCGGGCATGCCCGCCTTCGCGCAGGCATACGCCCGCTGGATCAACGACCGGGGCGGCCTCGGCGGCCGCAAGCTCAACGTCCTGACCTGCAACGAACACAACGACGGCATCACCGCCGCGAAGTGCGCCCGCCGCGCCGTCAAGGAGAACGCGGTCGCCGTCGTCGGCTCGTACAGCCAGCACGCCGACTCGTTCTTCCCCGTGCTGGAGGGCGCCGGGATCCCGTACATCGGCGGCTACGGCATCACCAACACGGAGTTCACCAGCCCGCTGTCCTACCCGGTCAACGGCGGGCAGCCCGCCCTGCTCGCCGGCCTCGGCAGCGCGCTCGCCGACTCCTGCGGGCCCGTCACGCTCATCCGGCCCGACACCATCGCGGGCGACCAGTTGCCCGTGCTGCTCGACTCGGGACTGACCACGGGCGGGCACGAGCGGGCCCGGGACCAGCGTGCGGCGGAGGACGCCACCGCGTACGACGGACAGTCCCAGCGGGCACTGGAGCGGACGACCACCGACCCGGCGGAACCGGGGTGCGTGGTGCCGGTCCTCGGGGACCGCACCGGCACCTTCATGGACTCCTTCCGGCGCGCCCGCGAGGACTACCCCGAGGTGCGCACCGCGACGGTGCTCGGCAGCGTCGACCAGACCACGGTGAACGCGAGCGGCGGGGCGTCCGGGCCCTACGAGGGGGCGTACGTCACCGGCTGGTACCCGGCGGTGAGCGACCCGGCCTGGGGCGGGATGAAGCGGGTGATCAAGGAGCAGGCGTTCGGCGACAACGACGTCGACGCGGCGGACGCCGGGGTGCAGACCACCTGGATCGCGTACACCGTCCTCAAGGCGGCCGTCGAGTCGCTCGGCGACGGCGAGGTCAGCGCCCACACCCTCACCCGCGCCCTGGACGACGGCCTGAAGGTCGGCACGGGCGGACTGACCCCGCCCCTCCAGTGGAAGTTCGCGGACAAGCTGGCGTCGGTCGGCTTCCCACGCCTGGTCAACGCCGAGGTCACCCTCCAGGTCGTACGGCGGGGCCGCCTGGTGTCGGCCAGCGAGGACGCCGTGGACACCACCCGCACCCTGCGGAACGCCGACCTGGCCTGA
- a CDS encoding SCO4402 family protein: MTVQGSENSSRRGRRSTTMGGMPLNDMPWWRWRSNVRSALHMLSAPAFQRDVWLAGVDGYGDVTDAVYRLVEDTWLDHWSAEKYVGTVFRDSQEAALVDSAVLRVLRIMHQVGPDAPVHAYLDHPDWPEAVRAARDAHVRLATSDGEDPEAEPRTLEVLQILTRSA, encoded by the coding sequence ATGACCGTGCAAGGTTCGGAGAACTCTTCCCGTCGCGGCCGTCGCTCCACCACCATGGGCGGCATGCCCCTCAACGACATGCCGTGGTGGCGCTGGCGCAGCAATGTGCGCTCCGCGCTGCACATGCTCTCCGCCCCCGCCTTCCAGCGGGACGTCTGGCTGGCCGGTGTGGACGGCTACGGCGACGTCACCGACGCGGTGTACCGGCTGGTGGAGGACACCTGGCTGGATCACTGGTCCGCCGAGAAGTACGTGGGCACGGTCTTCCGTGACTCGCAGGAGGCGGCGCTCGTCGACAGCGCCGTACTGCGGGTACTGCGGATCATGCACCAGGTGGGGCCGGACGCGCCCGTGCACGCCTACCTCGACCACCCGGACTGGCCCGAGGCGGTGCGGGCGGCGCGCGACGCGCACGTGCGGCTGGCCACCAGTGACGGCGAGGACCCGGAGGCGGAGCCGCGCACGCTCGAGGTGCTGCAGATCCTGACCCGGTCCGCCTGA
- the purU gene encoding formyltetrahydrofolate deformylase, whose product MNEQSSAAVPQAAAQADQYVLTLSCPDKQGIVHAVSSYLFMTGCNIEDSQQFGDHDTGLFFMRVHFSADEPVTVDKLRASFTAIGDAFHMDWQINRADEKMRVVLMVSRFGHCLNDLLFRARIGALPVEIAAVVSNHTDFAELVGSYGIPFHHIPVTKDTKAQAEARVLEIVREENVELVVLARYMQVLSDDLCKQLSGRIINIHHSFLPSFKGAKPYHQAHARGVKLIGATAHYVTADLDEGPIIEQEVERVGHDVTPDQLVAVGRDVECQALARAVKWHAERRILLNGRRTVVFA is encoded by the coding sequence ATGAACGAGCAGTCCTCCGCGGCCGTCCCCCAGGCCGCCGCCCAGGCCGACCAGTACGTCCTCACCCTGTCCTGCCCCGACAAGCAGGGCATCGTGCACGCCGTGTCGAGCTACCTGTTCATGACCGGCTGCAACATCGAGGACAGCCAGCAGTTCGGCGACCACGACACGGGACTGTTCTTCATGCGCGTCCACTTCTCGGCCGACGAGCCGGTGACCGTGGACAAGCTGCGCGCCAGCTTCACGGCGATCGGTGACGCCTTCCACATGGACTGGCAGATCAACCGGGCCGACGAGAAGATGCGCGTCGTGCTCATGGTCAGCAGGTTCGGGCACTGCCTGAACGACCTGCTCTTCCGGGCGCGGATCGGCGCGCTGCCCGTGGAGATCGCGGCCGTGGTGTCCAACCACACCGACTTCGCCGAGCTGGTGGGGTCCTACGGCATCCCGTTCCACCACATCCCCGTGACGAAGGACACCAAGGCCCAGGCCGAGGCGCGCGTCCTGGAGATCGTGCGCGAGGAGAACGTCGAGCTGGTCGTGCTGGCCCGCTACATGCAGGTCCTCTCGGACGACCTGTGCAAGCAGCTCAGCGGCCGGATCATCAACATCCACCACTCCTTCCTGCCGAGCTTCAAGGGCGCGAAGCCGTACCACCAGGCGCACGCGCGAGGCGTGAAGCTGATCGGCGCGACCGCGCACTACGTGACGGCCGACCTCGACGAGGGGCCGATCATCGAGCAGGAGGTCGAGCGGGTCGGCCACGACGTCACGCCGGACCAGTTGGTCGCGGTGGGGCGGGACGTGGAGTGCCAGGCGCTGGCGCGGGCCGTGAAGTGGCACGCGGAGCGGAGGATTCTGCTGAACGGACGGCGGACGGTGGTCTTCGCCTAG
- a CDS encoding zf-HC2 domain-containing protein, with translation MKGAYDENGIPGDPDGPAPGGGGGAGEGGAGGGDRPGPRIPLPRVSVEDGGRELPDAVPDGAVALEHQTLTSLLGAWALAACSAEEAAAVEEHLGECEACADEALRLREAVGLLQRPETLDLDPALRTRVLDGCLERRPPRIPVPEWATPYDAETARLDALLQDIGDAEWHAPVRLRWFEADAAASRRTTVAGVIAHLLTVDGLVAAALGLSDPLGDIAAPAPAPAGRTEAYWRASHYPPTRAVRAPWREQTHGIVRTVSFTGDAGRMPVSYGDFELPLHDAMLDRAFECWVHAEDIADAVDYPYEPPSARHLNRMIDLAARLLPGVLATRRRAGPAAPGARPHLVTAGEPGRSLRLEIEGSGGGEWLIPLDSPGAVGSAEHEVAHVALDGVEFCRLAAGHVPPADAAAGQVGDRDAIRDVLFAAASLSRM, from the coding sequence GTGAAGGGGGCCTACGACGAGAACGGGATCCCCGGGGACCCCGACGGGCCGGCGCCGGGCGGCGGGGGCGGTGCGGGCGAGGGCGGTGCGGGCGGCGGGGACCGCCCCGGTCCGCGTATACCGCTGCCCCGCGTGTCCGTGGAGGACGGTGGGCGGGAGCTGCCCGATGCGGTACCGGACGGGGCGGTCGCACTGGAGCACCAGACGCTGACGTCGCTGCTCGGGGCGTGGGCGCTGGCCGCCTGCTCGGCCGAGGAGGCCGCGGCCGTCGAGGAGCATCTCGGTGAGTGCGAGGCCTGTGCCGACGAGGCGCTGCGGCTGCGCGAGGCCGTCGGGCTGCTCCAGCGCCCGGAGACCCTCGACCTGGACCCCGCCCTGCGCACCCGGGTCCTGGACGGGTGCCTGGAGCGGCGCCCGCCGCGCATCCCGGTGCCCGAGTGGGCCACGCCGTACGACGCCGAGACCGCGCGGCTGGACGCGCTGCTCCAGGACATCGGCGACGCCGAGTGGCACGCGCCGGTGCGGCTGCGCTGGTTCGAGGCCGACGCGGCCGCGAGCCGCCGCACCACCGTCGCCGGGGTCATCGCCCACCTGCTGACGGTCGACGGGCTGGTCGCGGCCGCCCTGGGCCTGTCCGACCCGCTGGGCGACATCGCCGCCCCCGCCCCCGCGCCCGCCGGCCGCACCGAGGCGTACTGGCGGGCCTCGCACTACCCGCCCACCCGCGCGGTGCGGGCACCCTGGCGCGAGCAGACCCACGGCATCGTCCGCACCGTGTCGTTCACCGGCGACGCGGGCCGGATGCCGGTGTCGTACGGCGACTTCGAGCTGCCGCTGCACGACGCGATGCTGGACCGGGCGTTCGAGTGCTGGGTGCACGCCGAGGACATCGCCGACGCGGTGGACTACCCGTACGAGCCGCCCTCCGCGCGACATCTGAACCGCATGATCGACCTCGCGGCGCGGCTGCTGCCGGGCGTGCTGGCGACCCGCCGCCGGGCCGGGCCGGCGGCACCCGGCGCGCGCCCGCACCTGGTCACGGCGGGTGAGCCGGGGCGCAGTCTGCGGCTGGAGATCGAGGGCTCGGGCGGCGGCGAGTGGCTCATCCCGCTCGACTCCCCGGGCGCGGTGGGCTCCGCCGAGCACGAGGTGGCCCATGTCGCCCTGGACGGCGTGGAGTTCTGCCGGCTGGCCGCGGGCCACGTGCCTCCGGCGGATGCGGCGGCGGGACAGGTCGGGGACCGGGACGCGATCCGCGACGTGCTGTTCGCCGCGGCGAGCCTGAGCCGGATGTAG
- a CDS encoding sigma-70 family RNA polymerase sigma factor — MAKRDAPLRWDRKMHQRLARGEAAALGELYDRFASLVHGQAHRVLGDDRAADRITRDVFAHVWEHPDAYDPRQGPLRTWVATLTHRLAVQRLRATETAALARGGPGTTEELESKVRHASVAARADYIVQSMPAPLRAALELAYFQRRDYRQTAADLGVTEDEARRRLRLGLQLLSTARHAGAPEPPGAPPGYGGAA, encoded by the coding sequence ATGGCGAAGAGGGACGCACCACTGCGCTGGGACCGCAAGATGCATCAGCGGCTCGCACGCGGGGAGGCCGCCGCCCTGGGCGAGCTCTACGACCGGTTCGCCTCGCTCGTGCACGGCCAGGCGCACCGCGTGCTCGGTGACGACCGGGCCGCCGACCGCATCACGCGCGACGTCTTCGCGCACGTCTGGGAGCATCCGGACGCCTACGACCCCCGGCAGGGCCCGCTGCGCACGTGGGTCGCCACGCTGACCCACCGCCTGGCCGTGCAGCGGCTGCGCGCCACCGAGACGGCCGCCCTCGCCCGCGGCGGCCCCGGCACCACCGAGGAGCTGGAGAGCAAGGTGCGCCACGCCTCGGTCGCCGCCCGCGCCGACTACATCGTCCAGTCCATGCCCGCCCCGCTGCGGGCCGCCCTGGAACTGGCCTACTTCCAGCGCCGCGACTACCGCCAGACCGCCGCCGACCTCGGCGTCACGGAGGACGAGGCCCGCCGCCGCCTGCGTCTGGGCCTCCAGCTCCTGTCCACCGCCCGCCACGCGGGCGCCCCGGAACCGCCCGGGGCGCCGCCGGGGTACGGGGGCGCGGCGTGA
- a CDS encoding STAS domain-containing protein produces MVVTFKVTGGERGRWAVLQVSGELDLVTSPVLRQRVHDEVAEGRHSLVLDLSEVLFCDSSGVGVLIASRRLIRSCQGRLRLILPAQGAVDGSHVNRVLGALGVRRLFDVHPDLASATGDEPRPLSA; encoded by the coding sequence ATGGTGGTGACGTTCAAAGTGACCGGCGGAGAGCGGGGCCGGTGGGCCGTGCTCCAGGTGTCGGGCGAGCTTGACCTGGTGACGTCACCGGTGCTGCGGCAGCGCGTGCACGACGAGGTGGCCGAGGGGCGGCACAGTCTGGTCCTGGATCTCTCCGAGGTCCTGTTCTGCGACTCCAGCGGGGTCGGCGTCCTCATCGCCTCCCGGCGGCTCATCCGCTCCTGTCAGGGCCGGCTGCGCCTGATACTGCCGGCGCAGGGCGCCGTCGACGGCTCCCACGTCAACCGCGTCCTCGGCGCGCTCGGGGTGCGCCGGCTCTTCGACGTCCACCCCGACCTCGCCTCGGCGACCGGCGACGAGCCGCGGCCCCTGTCCGCGTAG
- a CDS encoding EF-hand domain-containing protein, translating to MVNSEYERRIAARFATFDQDGNGYIDRSDFSGAAKAVLAEFGTAARSEKGQALYGGAEALWQGMAGIADRDGDQRITRGEFVTAAVKRLRDNPDRFAEIARPFLHAVLDVADTEGDGAATVEAAARVLTALGVPGDTARSVAEALDTDGDGKVGEAEIVPAFARYFTVPE from the coding sequence ATGGTCAACAGCGAGTACGAGCGCAGGATCGCCGCGCGGTTCGCCACCTTCGACCAGGACGGCAACGGGTACATCGACCGTTCGGACTTCAGCGGGGCGGCCAAGGCGGTGCTCGCCGAGTTCGGCACCGCCGCCCGGTCCGAGAAGGGGCAGGCCCTGTACGGCGGCGCGGAGGCGCTCTGGCAGGGCATGGCGGGCATCGCCGACCGGGACGGCGACCAGCGCATCACCCGCGGGGAGTTCGTCACCGCGGCGGTCAAGCGGCTGCGCGACAACCCGGACCGGTTCGCCGAGATCGCCCGGCCCTTCCTGCACGCGGTGCTGGACGTCGCCGACACCGAAGGCGACGGGGCCGCCACCGTCGAGGCCGCCGCCCGGGTGCTCACCGCGCTCGGTGTGCCCGGGGACACCGCCCGGTCGGTCGCCGAGGCGCTCGACACGGACGGCGACGGCAAGGTGGGGGAGGCGGAGATCGTCCCGGCCTTCGCCCGGTACTTCACCGTGCCCGAGTGA
- a CDS encoding ATP-binding protein, translated as MQLEVRPDPSEVGRARRWARSRLAGSGIQADEPLAETLVLLVSELVTNAVVHTGCPAVLRLVLPGAATEGTEEATVRLEVDDASDRAPVPRCVGGEATGGRGLALVDGLADRWGWSREGAGKRIWCELDRCAEREDVAPVCGSGGGTVAYEGFAYEVV; from the coding sequence GTGCAACTGGAGGTCCGGCCCGACCCCTCGGAAGTGGGGCGAGCCCGGCGGTGGGCGCGCTCACGGCTCGCCGGGTCCGGGATACAGGCCGATGAACCACTCGCCGAGACGCTGGTCCTGCTCGTCTCCGAGCTCGTCACCAACGCCGTGGTGCACACCGGGTGTCCGGCCGTCCTGCGGCTGGTGCTGCCGGGCGCGGCGACCGAGGGGACCGAGGAGGCGACCGTCCGCCTCGAGGTGGACGACGCCAGCGACCGGGCCCCGGTGCCCCGCTGTGTGGGCGGCGAGGCGACGGGCGGCCGGGGCCTCGCCCTCGTCGACGGCCTCGCCGACCGCTGGGGCTGGAGCCGGGAGGGCGCCGGCAAGCGCATCTGGTGCGAACTGGACCGCTGCGCCGAGCGCGAGGACGTCGCGCCGGTCTGCGGGAGCGGCGGCGGCACGGTGGCGTACGAGGGGTTCGCGTACGAAGTGGTGTAG
- a CDS encoding GlxA family transcriptional regulator: MTSDLAYRAHRPHRVAVLALDGLLPFELGIPQRILGRARDERGDPLYEVVTCSVRPPGPVGTDADFAILVENGPEALATADTVVVPSSYELGPVYEEGVLTEELAAALALVRPGTRLVAICTGGYVLAAAGCLDGRPATTHWASADHFQRLFPKVRVDPGVLFVDDGDVLTSAGVAAGIDLCVHIVRRDHGTAVANDVARRTVVPPHRDGGQAQYIERPVPDPQQSSTANARAWALGRLQEPIQLRDMAARESMSVRTFTRRFREEVGVSPGQWLTGQRVERARHLLESTTLSVDRVARAAGFGTAQSMRQHLQTALGVTPTAYRRTFRSELSTACGG, encoded by the coding sequence ATGACGTCCGACCTCGCGTACCGCGCGCACCGGCCGCACCGGGTCGCCGTTCTCGCCCTCGACGGCCTGCTCCCCTTCGAACTGGGCATACCGCAGCGGATCCTCGGGCGCGCCCGGGATGAGCGGGGCGACCCGCTGTACGAGGTCGTCACCTGCTCGGTCCGCCCGCCCGGGCCGGTCGGGACCGACGCGGACTTCGCGATCCTGGTGGAGAACGGCCCGGAGGCCCTCGCCACCGCCGACACGGTCGTCGTCCCCTCCTCCTACGAGCTGGGTCCGGTGTACGAGGAGGGCGTGCTGACCGAGGAGCTCGCCGCCGCGCTCGCGCTCGTCCGGCCCGGCACCCGGCTCGTCGCGATCTGCACCGGCGGCTACGTCCTGGCCGCCGCCGGGTGTCTCGACGGACGGCCGGCGACCACGCACTGGGCCTCCGCGGACCACTTCCAGCGGCTGTTCCCGAAGGTGCGGGTGGATCCCGGCGTGCTGTTCGTCGACGACGGCGACGTGCTCACCTCGGCCGGGGTCGCGGCCGGGATCGACCTGTGCGTGCACATCGTGCGCCGGGACCACGGCACCGCCGTCGCCAACGACGTGGCCCGCCGCACCGTCGTACCGCCGCACCGCGACGGCGGCCAGGCGCAGTACATCGAGCGGCCGGTGCCCGATCCGCAGCAGTCCTCGACGGCCAACGCCCGCGCCTGGGCGCTCGGCCGTCTCCAGGAACCGATCCAGCTACGGGACATGGCCGCCCGCGAGTCGATGTCCGTACGCACCTTCACCCGCCGTTTCCGCGAGGAGGTCGGCGTCAGCCCGGGCCAGTGGCTCACCGGGCAGCGCGTCGAACGGGCCCGGCATCTGCTGGAGTCCACCACGCTCTCCGTCGACCGGGTGGCCCGCGCCGCGGGCTTCGGCACGGCCCAGTCGATGCGGCAGCACTTGCAGACGGCCCTCGGGGTCACGCCGACCGCGTACCGGCGGACCTTCCGGAGTGAGTTGTCCACAGCCTGTGGAGGGTGA
- a CDS encoding MFS transporter: MTQTTDAAAAAAHQPEPARPRRRARVHRAWWVAAVTFVTIISAAAFRSLPGILIDPLHQEFGWSRGTIGAAVSVNLALYGLTAPFAAALMDRFGIRRVVAVALIVIALGSGLTVWMDSAWQLILCWGLLVGLGSGSMALAFAATVTNRWFTERRGLVTGVLTAASASGQLIFLPLLSWIVETYEWRPAAVTVALAALAVVPFVWLLLRDHPADVGQKPYGAEEFVPKPAPVPGAARRALTVLLSAARTGPFWLLAGTFAICGASTNGLIQTHFIPAAHDHHMPLTAAASLLAVIGVFDVVGTIASGWFTDRFEPRRLLAVYYALRGVSLLFLPILLAPTVHPPMIFFIVFYGLDWVATVPPTLALCREHYGDDSAIVFGWVLASHQVGAALVAFLGGVARDVFGSYDVVWYASGALCAAAALMALVIRRRPVPVTAPC; encoded by the coding sequence GTGACCCAGACAACCGACGCCGCCGCAGCGGCCGCACACCAGCCGGAGCCCGCCCGCCCGCGCCGCCGCGCCCGGGTGCACCGTGCCTGGTGGGTCGCCGCGGTCACGTTCGTGACGATCATCAGTGCCGCGGCCTTCCGCTCCCTGCCCGGCATCCTGATCGACCCGCTCCACCAGGAGTTCGGCTGGTCGCGCGGCACGATCGGCGCCGCCGTCTCCGTCAACCTCGCGCTCTACGGGCTGACCGCTCCCTTCGCCGCGGCGCTGATGGACCGCTTCGGCATCCGCCGCGTGGTCGCCGTGGCCCTGATCGTCATCGCGCTGGGCTCGGGCCTCACGGTGTGGATGGACTCCGCCTGGCAGCTCATCCTCTGCTGGGGTCTGCTGGTCGGCCTCGGCTCCGGCTCGATGGCGCTGGCCTTCGCGGCCACCGTCACCAACCGCTGGTTCACCGAGCGGCGCGGCCTGGTCACCGGCGTCCTCACCGCCGCCTCGGCCTCCGGGCAGTTGATCTTCCTGCCGCTGCTGTCCTGGATCGTGGAGACGTACGAGTGGCGACCGGCGGCCGTCACGGTCGCCCTCGCCGCACTGGCCGTCGTCCCCTTCGTCTGGCTCCTCCTGCGCGACCATCCGGCGGACGTGGGCCAAAAGCCCTACGGCGCCGAGGAGTTCGTGCCCAAGCCCGCCCCCGTGCCCGGCGCCGCACGCCGCGCGCTCACGGTGCTCCTCTCCGCCGCCCGCACCGGCCCGTTCTGGCTGCTGGCCGGCACCTTCGCGATCTGCGGTGCCTCGACCAACGGCCTGATCCAGACCCACTTCATCCCCGCCGCCCACGACCACCACATGCCGCTGACGGCCGCCGCCTCGCTGCTGGCCGTGATCGGCGTGTTCGACGTGGTCGGCACGATCGCCTCCGGCTGGTTCACCGACCGCTTCGAGCCGCGCCGCCTGCTCGCCGTCTACTACGCCCTGCGCGGCGTCTCCCTCCTCTTCCTCCCCATCCTGCTCGCGCCGACCGTCCACCCTCCGATGATCTTCTTCATCGTCTTCTACGGCCTCGACTGGGTCGCCACCGTCCCGCCCACCCTCGCCCTGTGCCGCGAGCACTACGGCGACGACAGCGCGATCGTCTTCGGCTGGGTCCTCGCCTCCCACCAGGTCGGCGCCGCCCTCGTCGCCTTCCTCGGCGGCGTCGCCCGCGACGTCTTCGGCTCCTACGACGTGGTCTGGTACGCGTCCGGTGCCCTGTGCGCGGCGGCGGCGCTGATGGCGCTGGTGATCCGGCGGCGACCGGTGCCGGTGACCGCCCCGTGCTGA
- a CDS encoding flavin-containing monooxygenase → MADSTTSAEPRAAHPADRPVYVIGAGPGGLAVAHALRARGLRAVVLERTEHVGASWRRHYDRLRLHTTRRLSALPGLPMPRRFGRWVARDDVVRYLETYAEHHQLEIVTGVEVFRVERAPDGAGWLLHASGGRELTGAAVVVATGHNHTPRLPDWPGRDTYTGEVRHAAEYRNAAPYAGRDVLVVGVGNTGAEIAVDLVEGGAARVRLSVRTAPHIVRRSTAGWPAQYSGVLVRRLPARLVDRLARPLARISTPDLSARGLPRPDTGLLTRVAEGAVPVQDVGLIDAVRGGRVEIVAAVDGFEDGKVVLADGTRVAPDAVVAATGYLRGLEGLVGHLGVLDARGRPVVRGARSPENAPGLYFTGFTNPVSGMLRELAIDAVRIARAVAREEAGRVSRLPG, encoded by the coding sequence ATGGCCGACTCCACAACGTCCGCTGAACCGCGGGCCGCGCACCCCGCGGACCGCCCCGTGTACGTCATCGGCGCCGGCCCCGGCGGCCTCGCCGTCGCCCACGCCCTGCGCGCACGGGGTCTGCGGGCCGTCGTCCTGGAGCGGACCGAGCACGTCGGCGCCTCCTGGCGGCGCCACTACGACCGGCTGCGCCTGCACACCACCCGCCGCCTGTCGGCGCTGCCCGGCCTGCCGATGCCGCGCCGCTTCGGGCGGTGGGTGGCCCGGGACGACGTGGTGCGGTACCTGGAGACGTACGCCGAGCACCACCAACTGGAGATCGTCACCGGCGTCGAGGTCTTCCGCGTCGAACGCGCACCCGACGGCGCCGGCTGGCTGCTGCACGCCTCGGGCGGTCGTGAGCTGACCGGCGCCGCGGTGGTGGTCGCCACCGGCCACAACCACACCCCGCGCCTGCCGGACTGGCCCGGCCGGGACACGTACACCGGCGAGGTCCGGCACGCCGCCGAGTACCGGAACGCGGCCCCGTACGCCGGCCGGGACGTCCTGGTCGTCGGCGTCGGCAACACCGGCGCCGAGATAGCCGTGGACCTGGTGGAGGGCGGGGCCGCCCGGGTCCGGCTGTCCGTGCGCACCGCGCCCCACATCGTCCGCCGCTCCACCGCCGGCTGGCCCGCCCAGTACAGCGGCGTCCTCGTACGGCGGCTGCCGGCCCGTCTCGTCGACCGGCTCGCCCGGCCGCTGGCCAGGATCAGCACGCCCGACCTGTCGGCGCGGGGGCTGCCCCGCCCGGACACCGGCCTCCTCACCCGGGTCGCCGAGGGCGCCGTCCCGGTGCAGGACGTCGGCCTGATCGACGCGGTGCGCGGCGGCCGGGTGGAGATCGTGGCCGCCGTGGACGGCTTCGAGGACGGCAAGGTGGTCCTCGCCGACGGCACCCGCGTCGCACCGGACGCGGTCGTCGCCGCGACCGGCTATCTGCGGGGTCTGGAAGGGCTGGTCGGCCACCTCGGCGTACTCGACGCACGCGGCCGGCCGGTCGTGCGGGGCGCCCGCTCCCCCGAGAACGCCCCCGGTCTGTACTTCACGGGCTTCACCAACCCGGTCAGCGGCATGCTCCGCGAGCTGGCGATCGACGCGGTGCGCATCGCCAGGGCGGTGGCGCGCGAAGAGGCGGGACGGGTCTCGCGGCTTCCGGGCTGA
- a CDS encoding GNAT family N-acetyltransferase: MAHTRMRTLAPSLTEPRGHGLHLKSWDAGSDADAETWLRGCLDPEFQRWNTPLRLWTDLGGARESLRARARDAGEGRSASFRITDRVTGTTLGHIGVNEINRPLKLARVGYWVLPEARGRGVATRALLLASRWAFAELGLYRLELGHAVGHDASCRIAERCGYAYEGTMRGAMFEAGRHDVFRDAHLHARLATDAEPAEPAAPSGR, encoded by the coding sequence ATGGCCCACACACGCATGCGCACCCTCGCGCCCTCCCTCACCGAACCGCGCGGACACGGCCTCCACCTCAAGTCCTGGGACGCCGGCTCCGACGCCGACGCCGAGACCTGGCTGCGCGGCTGTCTTGACCCCGAGTTCCAGCGCTGGAACACACCGCTCAGACTGTGGACGGACCTCGGCGGCGCCCGCGAGTCGCTGCGCGCACGCGCCCGGGATGCCGGGGAGGGCAGGTCCGCGTCGTTCCGGATCACGGACCGGGTGACCGGCACGACGCTGGGCCACATCGGCGTCAACGAGATCAACCGGCCGCTGAAGCTGGCCCGGGTCGGCTACTGGGTGCTCCCCGAGGCCCGCGGCCGGGGCGTCGCCACCCGCGCCCTGCTCCTCGCCTCGCGCTGGGCCTTCGCGGAACTCGGCCTGTACCGCCTGGAACTGGGTCACGCGGTGGGGCACGACGCCTCCTGCCGGATCGCCGAACGCTGCGGGTACGCCTACGAGGGCACGATGCGCGGGGCGATGTTCGAGGCCGGCCGGCACGACGTGTTCCGGGACGCGCATCTGCACGCGCGGTTGGCGACGGACGCCGAGCCCGCCGAGCCCGCGGCGCCCAGCGGGCGGTGA